In Xylanibacter ruminicola 23, a single genomic region encodes these proteins:
- a CDS encoding Ig-like domain-containing domain, translated as MKKLLYICSIALAMIGCARMGQPDGGWYDDDPPKVLSATPADQATNVNTKKITILFDEYIKLTDATNKVIVSPPQLEVPDIKAAGKKIVVELQDSLMANTTYTIDFSDAISDNNENNPMGSYTYSFSTGEKIDTFEVSGYVLDASNLEPIKGIMVGLYNDLADSAFQTKPMLRVSRTDSRGHFVVKGVAPGTYRAYALQDADGDFRFTQKSEMIAFNQQTFEPGSKPDVRTDTVWRDSLHIDALIKVPYTHFLPDDITLLAFTHVLTDRFLIKTERVEANKFSMYFSYGHPDLPVIKGLNFDSNDAFVIETNEKQDTIHYWLRDTTLINQDTLRMEINYQISDSTGMLINQTDTIESLAKTPYAKRQKEKAKEIDQWMKEQEKKKKRDMPYDSVWHEKPLEPKFDVPSQMDPDKVIKVEMPTPLQHCDTAAVHLYSMIDSVWYESDCRMEPIPHQIRSYQILADWRPGIEYSLEIDSAAFVDIYGKVSNAYKQGIKVKGEDEYGTLKLNISGIEDSAMVVQLLNGSDKVVKLAHVNNHVAEFKYLKPEKYYVSAFIDSNGNGIWDTGDYAEGRQAEAVYYYPKEIEGKAKWDLNLNWNVTAVPVYKQKPEKITKQKPEAAKKLKNRNVERARQMGIEYLKDKGINVDSKK; from the coding sequence ATGAAGAAACTCCTCTATATCTGCAGTATAGCTTTGGCTATGATTGGTTGTGCCCGCATGGGACAGCCCGATGGCGGTTGGTACGACGACGATCCACCAAAGGTTCTAAGCGCTACACCTGCCGATCAGGCCACCAACGTGAACACCAAGAAGATTACCATCCTGTTTGATGAGTATATCAAACTTACCGACGCAACCAACAAGGTGATTGTGTCGCCCCCACAGTTGGAAGTACCCGACATCAAGGCTGCGGGTAAAAAAATTGTAGTGGAACTGCAGGACTCACTGATGGCGAATACCACTTATACCATCGACTTCAGCGATGCCATCAGCGATAACAACGAGAATAACCCTATGGGTAGCTATACCTATAGCTTCTCCACAGGCGAAAAGATTGATACTTTCGAAGTATCGGGCTATGTGCTCGATGCCAGCAATCTAGAACCCATCAAGGGCATCATGGTAGGCTTGTATAATGATCTGGCTGATTCTGCCTTCCAAACCAAACCTATGCTGCGTGTATCGCGTACCGACAGTCGTGGACACTTTGTAGTAAAAGGTGTGGCTCCTGGCACTTATCGCGCTTATGCCCTGCAGGATGCCGATGGCGACTTCCGCTTTACACAGAAGAGTGAGATGATTGCCTTTAACCAGCAGACCTTCGAGCCTGGCTCTAAGCCCGACGTGCGAACCGACACCGTTTGGCGCGACTCGTTGCATATCGATGCGCTGATAAAAGTGCCTTACACCCACTTCCTGCCCGATGATATCACACTGTTGGCATTCACCCACGTGCTTACCGATCGTTTCCTTATCAAGACCGAACGCGTAGAAGCCAATAAGTTCTCGATGTACTTCAGCTATGGTCATCCCGACCTGCCAGTTATCAAGGGTTTAAATTTCGACAGTAACGATGCTTTTGTAATCGAGACAAACGAGAAACAAGACACCATCCATTACTGGTTGCGCGATACCACACTGATTAATCAGGATACCCTACGTATGGAGATTAACTATCAGATTTCCGACTCTACAGGTATGCTCATTAACCAAACGGATACCATCGAATCGCTGGCTAAAACTCCATACGCCAAGCGACAGAAGGAAAAAGCCAAGGAGATTGACCAGTGGATGAAGGAGCAGGAAAAGAAAAAGAAACGTGATATGCCTTACGACTCCGTATGGCACGAGAAACCCTTGGAGCCCAAGTTCGATGTGCCATCACAGATGGATCCCGATAAGGTCATTAAGGTTGAAATGCCTACACCTTTGCAGCATTGCGACACAGCTGCGGTTCATCTCTATTCGATGATCGACTCTGTATGGTACGAATCAGATTGCCGCATGGAGCCTATACCCCATCAGATCAGAAGTTACCAGATTCTGGCCGATTGGCGACCAGGCATAGAGTATAGCCTTGAGATAGATTCTGCAGCTTTCGTAGATATCTATGGCAAAGTATCTAATGCCTATAAACAAGGCATCAAGGTTAAGGGCGAAGACGAATACGGCACGCTGAAACTTAACATCTCGGGTATAGAAGATTCTGCCATGGTGGTTCAGTTGCTTAACGGTTCGGATAAAGTAGTAAAACTGGCCCATGTAAATAACCATGTGGCCGAATTTAAATACCTTAAACCCGAGAAGTATTACGTAAGTGCCTTTATCGATAGTAATGGTAACGGCATCTGGGATACAGGAGACTATGCCGAAGGCCGACAGGCAGAGGCTGTTTATTACTATCCCAAAGAGATAGAAGGCAAAGCCAAATGGGATTTGAATCTTAACTGGAATGTAACGGCTGTACCCGTGTACAAACAAAAGCCAGAGAAGATTACCAAACAGAAACCAGAGGCTGCCAAGAAACTAAAGAACAGAAATGTAGAACGCGCCCGCCAAATGGGTATAGAATACCTGAAGGATAAGGGCATAAATGTAGATAGCAAGAAATGA
- a CDS encoding PorT family protein, with product MKQKLEGHQMTPPAGLWESISNEMQLQTESESAPVSAPAKTVSMRRWYWVAAAAILAIVGCFTVYQFDTKEPQLTANSQKVMAPKAEADKPAMPAEELILLAQATNDHKVEKTMGTKCQPQPQFYEQQLPTGENLQEVTDNSLQEATNKNAPDATDNHQQVSEDTQIIASQEKKQTYLPDVINPSETRSKSIDTDKWTIGLNGSNGLLMASNNLGNTMGGQFLNSDANYAVNSDVDLDKNGGTIVTDYIKFGETSSFTNMYTLPDVVSKHKLPVRFGLSLQYQLSNRIALHSGISYTYLESEFITPITNSNNYIQKLRYLGIPVGASWNIWSTGNLNVYLAGTALLEKCIDAQVSDGDIDQRPWQFSLNAAAGAEYNITRQFGLYLEPALGYYFNDGTSLQHYYKEHPLAPSIQFGLRLHLK from the coding sequence ATGAAACAAAAACTGGAGGGGCACCAGATGACTCCACCAGCCGGACTCTGGGAGAGCATCAGTAACGAGATGCAACTCCAGACTGAGTCTGAGTCTGCCCCTGTTTCAGCCCCAGCAAAGACTGTTTCTATGCGCCGCTGGTATTGGGTGGCTGCAGCTGCCATCCTGGCGATTGTTGGATGCTTTACCGTTTATCAGTTTGATACCAAAGAGCCCCAGTTAACGGCTAACAGCCAGAAAGTGATGGCACCTAAAGCCGAAGCAGACAAGCCAGCAATGCCGGCAGAAGAACTAATACTTCTGGCTCAAGCGACAAATGATCATAAGGTAGAAAAAACTATGGGAACGAAGTGTCAGCCCCAACCCCAGTTTTACGAACAGCAACTACCTACAGGCGAAAATCTGCAGGAGGTGACAGACAATAGCTTACAAGAGGCTACAAACAAAAACGCTCCAGATGCTACTGACAATCATCAGCAGGTATCAGAAGACACCCAAATTATTGCGTCGCAGGAAAAGAAACAAACCTATCTGCCTGATGTTATCAATCCAAGCGAAACCCGCTCAAAATCAATCGATACAGATAAATGGACCATCGGACTGAACGGTTCGAACGGTTTGTTGATGGCTAGTAATAATTTAGGAAACACTATGGGTGGACAATTCCTGAATAGCGATGCGAATTACGCAGTTAACAGCGATGTTGATTTAGACAAAAACGGCGGTACTATTGTTACCGACTACATCAAGTTCGGCGAAACTTCTTCGTTTACCAATATGTACACCCTGCCCGATGTAGTTTCGAAACACAAGTTGCCTGTTAGATTCGGACTCTCGTTACAGTATCAACTTAGCAATCGCATCGCTTTGCATAGTGGTATCAGCTATACCTATCTTGAGTCGGAGTTTATCACACCTATTACCAACAGTAATAATTACATCCAGAAACTCAGATACTTAGGTATTCCCGTAGGCGCATCATGGAACATATGGAGCACCGGTAATCTTAATGTTTATCTAGCGGGTACCGCCTTGCTCGAGAAATGTATCGACGCTCAAGTATCCGATGGCGATATCGACCAGCGCCCCTGGCAGTTCTCACTTAATGCCGCTGCTGGTGCCGAATATAATATCACACGCCAGTTCGGACTTTACCTTGAGCCTGCGCTGGGTTATTACTTTAACGACGGAACCTCTTTGCAGCATTATTACAAAGAGCATCCGCTGGCACCATCTATCCAGTTTGGATTAAGATTACATCTTAAATGA
- a CDS encoding RNA polymerase sigma factor → MVNQLVERIRNKDQRAMSELYQMYIGELSSVCYRYIPNSDDAKDVLQNSFIKIFTAIPSLEYRGEEAFKGWLMRVVANEALMFLRTKKKLLFVEQDEIKQKQADIADDTPATEQISADQLHQLISELPDGYRTVLNLYVFEDYSHRQIAELLGIKEGTSASQLYYAKQWLARRIKELIIEKG, encoded by the coding sequence ATGGTCAATCAACTCGTTGAGCGAATACGGAATAAAGACCAACGGGCGATGAGCGAGCTCTACCAGATGTATATTGGTGAGCTATCATCGGTCTGCTACCGCTATATACCCAATAGCGACGATGCGAAGGATGTGCTGCAGAACAGTTTTATAAAGATATTCACCGCCATCCCATCGCTTGAGTATCGCGGCGAAGAGGCGTTCAAAGGCTGGCTGATGAGGGTTGTAGCAAACGAGGCGCTGATGTTCCTAAGGACCAAGAAGAAACTGCTGTTTGTAGAGCAGGACGAGATAAAACAGAAGCAAGCGGATATAGCAGACGACACCCCTGCAACAGAACAGATTTCGGCCGACCAGCTGCACCAGCTGATAAGCGAACTGCCTGATGGATACAGAACGGTACTGAATCTGTATGTATTTGAAGACTACTCGCATCGGCAAATAGCCGAGCTACTTGGCATTAAGGAAGGCACATCAGCTTCTCAGCTCTATTACGCCAAACAATGGCTGGCGCGAAGAATAAAGGAATTAATAATCGAAAAGGGATGA
- a CDS encoding GH3 auxin-responsive promoter family protein, whose protein sequence is MSITKIVRKVFEPRQKELEKHFNQGKALQEAVLGRLVAEAQDTEYGRNHAFASIKGYDDFAKHIPVNTYEELKESIDRMRHGETDVLWPGRVKWYAKSSGTTNDKSKFIPVSKEGLKRIHYRGGFDAVAMYLQNNPKSRMFDGKGLILGGSHAPNYNLKDSLVGDLSAILIENINPLANLVRVPKKQTALLSDFEIKRDRIAREAMNKNVTNLSGVPSWMLSVLTRMMEITGKTHLEEVWPNIEVFFHGGVAFTPYRIQYEQLITSPNMHYMETYNASEGFFGLQNDPSDKSMLLMLDYDVFYEFIPMDEIGKENPTIVPLWGVETGKNYAMVISTSCGLWRYEIGDTIQFTSTNPYKFIISGRTKHFINAFGEELIVDNAEKGLAYACEQTGAEVSEYTAAPVFMDQNAKCRHQWLIEFKKRPANLQQFSDLLDKHLQEINSDYEAKRYKDITLQHLEIIEARENLFNDWLKLKGKLGGQHKVPRLSNSREHIEQLLKLNA, encoded by the coding sequence ATGAGTATAACAAAGATTGTAAGAAAAGTATTCGAGCCTAGACAAAAGGAACTCGAGAAACACTTCAACCAAGGCAAAGCACTCCAAGAAGCTGTGCTGGGCCGACTGGTGGCTGAAGCCCAAGATACGGAATACGGACGAAATCATGCCTTTGCATCAATAAAAGGTTACGATGATTTTGCCAAACACATCCCCGTAAATACCTACGAAGAACTCAAAGAATCGATAGATCGCATGCGTCATGGCGAAACAGATGTGCTGTGGCCAGGTCGTGTAAAATGGTATGCCAAATCATCGGGCACTACCAACGATAAATCAAAATTCATCCCTGTAAGCAAAGAGGGACTGAAACGCATACACTATCGTGGCGGATTTGATGCTGTGGCCATGTATCTGCAAAACAATCCTAAATCGCGCATGTTCGATGGTAAGGGACTGATTCTTGGTGGCAGTCATGCACCTAATTATAATCTGAAAGACTCTCTGGTTGGCGATTTGAGCGCCATCCTGATTGAGAATATCAACCCGTTGGCCAATCTGGTTCGTGTGCCGAAGAAACAGACAGCTCTGCTTTCTGACTTTGAGATTAAGCGCGACCGTATTGCCCGCGAGGCCATGAACAAAAACGTAACCAACCTTTCGGGTGTACCCTCGTGGATGCTCTCTGTACTAACCCGCATGATGGAGATAACAGGCAAAACACATCTTGAAGAGGTATGGCCTAACATCGAGGTGTTCTTCCATGGTGGTGTGGCCTTTACGCCTTATCGCATACAGTACGAACAGCTCATTACCTCGCCCAACATGCACTATATGGAAACGTATAATGCCAGCGAGGGATTCTTCGGCCTGCAGAACGATCCATCGGACAAGTCGATGCTGCTAATGCTCGACTACGATGTGTTCTACGAGTTCATACCAATGGACGAAATTGGCAAGGAGAATCCAACCATCGTACCATTGTGGGGTGTAGAAACAGGTAAAAACTACGCTATGGTTATCTCAACCAGCTGTGGTTTGTGGCGTTATGAAATCGGCGACACCATCCAGTTTACATCTACCAATCCGTACAAGTTTATCATCTCTGGTCGCACCAAGCATTTTATTAATGCCTTTGGCGAGGAGCTGATAGTAGATAATGCCGAAAAGGGACTGGCCTATGCTTGCGAACAGACAGGTGCCGAGGTTTCGGAATATACCGCTGCCCCTGTGTTTATGGACCAGAACGCCAAGTGCCGCCATCAGTGGCTCATCGAATTCAAGAAGCGCCCTGCCAATCTGCAGCAGTTCAGCGATCTGCTTGATAAGCATCTGCAGGAAATCAACAGCGATTACGAAGCTAAACGTTATAAAGATATTACGCTGCAGCACCTTGAGATTATCGAGGCACGCGAGAATCTGTTTAACGACTGGCTGAAACTGAAAGGCAAGTTAGGCGGACAGCACAAGGTGCCTCGCCTTAGCAACTCTCGCGAACATATCGAACAATTATTGAAGTTGAACGCATGA
- a CDS encoding DUF3108 domain-containing protein, translated as MKKIILSLMIMLGTGLSAHAQCGIANTAFKSGESLEYDLYFNWQFIWVKVGSAQMDTKMTKFEGKDAWKSYLITRGNSKLDKYFTMRDTLLSYCNPDLSPMYFRKGAREGSRYYVDEIWYTYPNGNCQLKKHRIDADGEQHWKTSTYRNCIYDMMSIFLRARNFDATKLKKGQVIPTPISDARNLSNSWLEFRGRETFKMNGSKEKFRCLVMSFYEREDGKSHELIRFYITDDQNHIPVRLDMFLSFGSAKAYLNNYKGVRSAMTSKIK; from the coding sequence ATGAAGAAGATAATTCTTTCGCTGATGATTATGCTTGGCACAGGCCTCTCGGCCCATGCCCAGTGTGGAATTGCCAATACCGCCTTTAAGAGCGGCGAGAGCCTGGAGTACGACCTTTACTTTAACTGGCAGTTTATTTGGGTAAAGGTTGGATCGGCCCAGATGGATACAAAGATGACCAAGTTTGAGGGCAAGGATGCGTGGAAATCGTACCTGATTACACGTGGAAACTCTAAGCTCGACAAGTACTTCACTATGCGCGATACCTTGCTGTCGTACTGCAATCCCGATCTTTCGCCAATGTATTTCCGCAAAGGCGCCCGTGAAGGTAGCAGATACTATGTAGATGAGATATGGTACACCTATCCTAATGGCAACTGTCAGCTGAAGAAGCACCGTATTGATGCCGATGGCGAACAGCATTGGAAAACCAGCACCTATCGTAACTGTATTTACGATATGATGTCGATCTTCCTGCGTGCCCGCAACTTCGATGCCACCAAACTGAAGAAGGGTCAGGTTATCCCCACCCCTATCAGCGATGCACGTAATCTGTCTAACTCGTGGTTGGAGTTCCGTGGTCGCGAAACCTTCAAGATGAATGGTTCAAAGGAGAAATTCCGTTGCCTGGTAATGTCGTTCTATGAGCGCGAGGACGGAAAAAGTCACGAGCTTATCCGCTTCTATATCACCGACGATCAGAACCATATACCAGTACGCCTCGACATGTTCCTTTCGTTCGGAAGTGCCAAGGCCTACCTGAATAATTATAAAGGTGTTCGCAGCGCGATGACCTCGAAAATCAAATAG